The Numida meleagris isolate 19003 breed g44 Domestic line chromosome 20, NumMel1.0, whole genome shotgun sequence genome has a window encoding:
- the CPTP gene encoding ceramide-1-phosphate transfer protein, with the protein MAAAPGPFCLREVLAAFQACVTERREVLLGPYLRGWRGLVRFLNGLGAIFSFISKDAVAKIQIMESYCGGERREEYRTLQSMVHYELSGGLVDLQRRSAHPDSGCRTVLRLHRALRWLQLFLEGLRTARQDASTSAICTDSYNASLAAYHPWIVRKAATVAFCALPSRDAFLEVMNVGGPEEAVQMLGDALPHIRDVYGITQELYAQHRLLDLP; encoded by the exons atggcggcggcgcCGGGCCCGTTCTGCTTGCGGGAGGTGCTGGCCGCCTTCCAGGCGTGCGTGACGGAGCGGCGCGAGGTGCTGCTGGGCCCCTACCTCCGCGGCTGGCGGGGGCTCGTGCG CTTCCTGAACGGCCTGGGCGCCATCTTCTCCTTCATCTCCAAGGACGCGGTGGCCAAAATCCAGATCATGGAGAGCTACtgcggcggggagcggcgggagGAATACCGCACGCTGCAGTCCATGGTGCACTACGAGCTGAGCGGGGGGCTGGTGGATCTGCAGCGGCGCTCGGCCCACCCCGACTCGGGCTGCAGGACCGTCCTGCGGCTGCACCGAGCCCTGcgctggctgcagctcttcctcgAGGGGCTGCGCACCGCCCGGCAGGACGCCAGCACCTCGGCCATCTGCACGGACAGCTACAACGCCTCGCTGGCCGCCTACCACCCCTGGATCGTCCGCAAGGCCGCCACCGTGGCCTTCTGCGCTCTGCCCTCCCGCGACGCCTTCCTGGAGGTGATGAACGTGGGCGGCCCCGAGGAGGCCGTGCAGATGCTGGGCGACGCTCTGCCGCACATCCGCGATGTGTACGGCATCACCCAGGAGCTGTACGCGCAGCACCGCCTGCTCGACCTGCCCTGA
- the INTS11 gene encoding integrator complex subunit 11, with product MPEIKVTPLGAGQDVGRSCVLVSIAGKNVMLDCGMHMGYNDDRRFPDFSYITQNGRLTDFLDCVIISHFHLDHCGALPYFSEMVGYDGPIYMTHPTKAICPILLEDYRKITVDKKGETNFFTSQMIKDCMKKVVAVHLHQTVQVDEELEIKAYYAGHVLGAAMFQIKVGCESVVYTGDYNMTPDRHLGAAWIDKCRPDLLISESTYATTIRDSKRCRERDFLKKVHETVERGGKVLIPVFALGRAQELCILLETFWERMNLKAPIYFSTGLTEKANHYYKLFITWTNQKIRKTFVQRNMFEFKHIKAFDRAFADNPGPMVVFATPGMLHAGQSLQIFRKWAGNEKNMVIMPGYCVQGTVGHKILSGQRKLEMEGRQILEVKMQVEYMSFSAHADAKGIMQLIRQAEPRNVLLVHGEAKKMEFLKQKIEQEFHVNCYMPANGETTTIFTNPSIPVDISLGLLKRETAIGLLPDAKKPKLMHGTLIMKDNSFRLVSPEQALKELGLAEHQLRFTCRVHIQDPRKEHETVLRVYNHLKGVLKDYSVQHLPDGSITVESILIQATAHSEDQGTKVLLVSWTYQDEELGSYLTSLLKKGLPQSTS from the exons ATGCCCGAAATAAAGGTGACGCCGCTGG GCGCCGGGCAGGACGTGGGGCGCAGCTGTGTCCTGGTGTCCATCGCGGGGAAGAACGTGATGCTCGACTGCGGCATGCACATGGGCTACAACGACGAC AGGCGCTTTCCTGATTTTTCCTACATCACTCAGAACGGAAGGCTGACTGACTTTCTAGACTGCGTGATCATCAG CCATTTCCATTTGGACCACTGTGGAGCTCTCCCCTATTTCAGTGAGATGGTTGGCTACGATGGGCCCATTTATATGACGCATCCTACCAAGGCTATCTGCCCTATCCTCCTGGAGGACTACAGGAAAATAACTGTAGATAAGAAAGGGGAAACAAACTTCTTCACGTCCCAAATGATTAAGGACTGTATGAAAAAAGTGGTTGCAGTGCATCTTCACCAGACAGTCCAG GTGGATGAGGAGCTGGAGATCAAGGCGTACTATGCAGGCCACGTGCTAGGAGCAGCCATGTTCCAAATCAAGGTTGGATGCGAGTCGGTTGTGTACACG GGTGATTATAACATGACACCAGACAGACATCTAGG TGCCGCCTGGATTGATAAGTGTCGCCCGGATTTATTAATAAGTGAATCCACCTATGCCACAACTATCAGAGACTCCAAACGCTGCAGAGAAAGAGACTTCTTGAAGAAAGTTCACGAGACTGTAGAACGAGGAGGGAAG GTTCTTATCCCGGTTTTTGCCCTCGGTCGTGCCCAGGAACTTTGCATTTTATTGGAAACATTCTG GGAAAGAATGAACTTGAAAGctccaatttatttttccacGGGACTGACAGAGAAGGCAAATCATTATTACAAGCTCTTCATCACGTGGACTAATCAGAAAATTCGGAAAACGTTTGTGCAGAGAAACATGTTTGAGTTCAAACACATCAAAGCGTTTGATCGAGCCTTTGCAGATAATCCAGGACCAATG GTTGTGTTTGCAACCCCTGGTATGCTTCATGCAGGACAGTCCCTACAGATCTTCAGAAAATGGGCAGGGAATGAAAAGAATATG GTCATCATGCCGGGCTATTGTGTGCAAGGAACTGTGGGCCATAAGATTCTGAGTGGACAACGCAAGCTGGAAATGGAGGGAAGACAAAta CTGGAAGTAAAGATGCAGGTGGAGTACATGTCCTTCAGTGCCCACGCCGATGCCAAGGGAATCATGCAGCTGATTCGCCAGGCTGAGCCACGCAATGTCCTGCTGGTCCACggggaagcaaagaaaatggagtttctgaagcagaaaatagaGCAGGAATTTC ATGTCAACTGTTACATGCCTGCAAATGGAGAAACTACAACAATATTTACCAACCCGAGCATTCCAGTGGACATATCCCTGGGACTCTtgaagagagaaacagcaaTAG GCCTCTTACCAGATGCCAAGAAGCCAAAGCTGATGCATGGCACGCTAATTATGAAGGATAAT agcttccGCCTGGTTTCTCCTGAGCAGGCCCTGAAGGAGCTGGGCCTTGCAGAACACCAGCTGCGCTTCACCTGCCGCGTCCACATTCAGGACCCGCGCAAAGAACACGAGACCGTGCTTCGTGTGTACAACCACCTCAAAGG GGTCCTGAAGGACTACTCAGTGCAGCATCTCCCTGATGGTTCTATAACAGTCGAGTCCATTCTTATCCAAGCCACAGCACACTCAGAGGATCAAGGAACCAAAGTTCTGCTCGTATCCTGGACTTACCAG gatGAAGAGTTAGGCAGCTATCTCACATCCCTGCTGAAAAAGGGACTGCCCCAGAGTACATCGTga
- the LOC110408725 gene encoding lysophosphatidic acid receptor 6-like, with protein MAYNFSPVGYPYTSTEIMAHISWTEGVSNETAVRLEADFQYSLFTIIYSIVFVLGLIENVLALYLLSKKAKHASPSSVYMINLALADTLFVCVLPFKIHYHLNRNNWIFGDVACRITGTLYYINIYLSIVFFTCICVDRYIAVLHPFTYIQIRVTHYVVVAAVLWVVALSIMVALILGGPLHNKGLRNTTMCFENFARSSWISRMALYNILALVFGFVIPFSIILICYPLIARRISQIKHSIRKRKALTTIYIILLICTFCFLPYHLTHFLHFLMRSQIIQNKSFTNLIYKMRRVTLALVSFNCCLNPFLYYFTSSSRTWHFNFRLRFRSKMVYTICDQKLGEYSYVYKLHQSCENKKHRDGIN; from the coding sequence ATGGCTTACAACTTTTCTCCCGTTGGATATCCCTACACTTCAACAGAAATCATGGCACACATTTCCTGGACTGAAGGTGTCTCCAACGAGACAGCTGTCAGGTTGGAAGCGGACTTCCAGTATTCCTTGTTTACCATCATCTACAGCATTGTGTTTGTGCTGGGACTGATAGAAAACGTCTTAGCTCTGTACCTCCTGTCTAAGAAAGCAAAGCatgcttctccttcctctgtaTACATGATTAACCTAGCTCTGGCAGACaccttgtttgtttgtgtgctgccttttaaaattcattaccACCTGAATCGGAACAATTGGATCTTTGGCGACGTGGCTTGTAGGATAACTGGGACTTTGTACTACATCAACATCTATCTAAGCATTGTCTTTTTCACCTGCATTTGTGTCGATCGTTACATTGCAGTGCTGCACCCCTTCACGTACATCCAGATCAGAGTCACTCACTATGTGGTGGTGGCCGCAGTCCTTTGGGTGGTCGCCCTGAGCATCATGGTTGCACTCATCCTTGGTGGTCCCCTCCACAACAAAGGGCTGAGGAACACGACCATGTGTTTTGAGAACTTTGCAAGGAGCAGCTGGATTTCTCGCATGGCCCTTTACAACATCCTGGCCTTAGTGTTTGGTTTTGTCATCCCCTTTTCCATCATTCTGATCTGCTACCCTCTCATTGCGAGGAGGATCTCCCAAATCAAACACAGCATTCGCAAGAGGAAGGCTCTGACTACTATCTACATCATCTTGCTCATTTgtactttctgctttctcccgTACCACCTCACccatttcctccattttttaatgagaagCCAGATCATCCAGAACAAGTCATTTACTAACCTGATCTACAAAATGCGAAGGGTCACCTTAGCCCTGGTGAGTTTCAACTGCTGCCTTAACCCGTTCCTGTACTACTTCACCTCTTCTAGCAGGACGTGGCACTTCAACTTCAGGCTCAGATTCAGGTCTAAAATGGTGTACACGATCTGTGACCAGAAACTTGGAGAGTACTCCTACGTTTATAAACTACACCagagctgtgaaaataaaaaacacagagaTGGAATCAACTGA